Proteins found in one Brevibacillus brevis genomic segment:
- a CDS encoding DUF6220 domain-containing protein — MLEMNKKIPLPPPRVKIVRYMFLVLAWVFFAFLIVQVSLAGLGLFVNGEHWEMHRTLAQYFALLPVGMLVLSFLGKLPVHLRWICLGLYLMIVAQFLTVIYSSHLGLLSALHPVIALFLFWGSLTTLKHAHNVGRKKA; from the coding sequence ATGCTTGAGATGAATAAAAAGATCCCCCTTCCCCCTCCTCGTGTGAAAATAGTGAGGTACATGTTTCTTGTCCTCGCATGGGTGTTTTTTGCTTTCCTTATTGTTCAGGTATCACTGGCAGGTCTTGGGCTGTTCGTCAACGGAGAACATTGGGAAATGCATAGAACCTTGGCTCAATATTTTGCACTGCTTCCAGTCGGCATGTTGGTTCTCTCTTTCCTTGGAAAGTTGCCCGTACATCTACGTTGGATTTGTCTCGGATTATACCTTATGATCGTTGCCCAGTTCCTTACCGTTATTTATTCCTCTCACTTAGGACTCCTCTCTGCGCTTCACCCGGTTATTGCCTTGTTTCTCTTCTGGGGCTCTCTCACCACATTAAAACATGCTCATAATGTAGGGAGGAAGAAGGCATGA
- a CDS encoding DUF2306 domain-containing protein, which produces MRLPKIWWVLFLVSLVVIVPFMFPYLTFDSANSRITIIPGTVQYPLLVAHIVSAFIALLTGFFQFVDRIRLKNPRIHRFLGRVYVYSVFISGFLSLASIFYAENFMKAASFLILSLAWLFTCWKGYRTAINRQYEEHRKWMIRSFGMTLVAVSARLLVPVLLLLYFILHGFSLPHGMETVIAEVLNVNIWAGLILNFVIVEWVILKK; this is translated from the coding sequence ATGAGACTCCCAAAAATTTGGTGGGTATTATTTCTTGTATCTCTAGTGGTTATCGTTCCATTTATGTTTCCTTATTTAACCTTTGATTCTGCAAACAGTCGAATCACGATTATTCCCGGCACTGTTCAGTATCCTTTATTAGTTGCTCATATCGTGTCTGCTTTCATTGCTCTTCTCACTGGCTTTTTCCAGTTTGTCGATCGAATTCGCCTGAAGAACCCAAGGATACATCGTTTTCTTGGGAGAGTTTATGTGTACAGTGTGTTTATCAGCGGATTCCTCTCTTTAGCGAGTATCTTTTATGCAGAAAATTTCATGAAGGCAGCGAGCTTCCTGATTTTATCTTTGGCTTGGCTGTTCACTTGCTGGAAAGGGTACCGTACCGCCATCAACAGGCAATATGAGGAACACCGAAAATGGATGATTCGCAGTTTTGGAATGACACTGGTTGCCGTAAGCGCGCGTCTGTTGGTGCCAGTATTACTCCTTCTGTATTTTATACTGCACGGTTTTTCTCTTCCGCATGGGATGGAAACGGTCATTGCAGAGGTATTGAATGTAAACATTTGGGCTGGGCTTATTCTTAATTTTGTTATTGTGGAGTGGGTTATATTGAAGAAATAG
- a CDS encoding sensor domain-containing diguanylate cyclase has translation MPVLLKRANRPKKISLVTLLTGLVSLSVVLTVTILLISFYQSKKQALINTTLTLNHTSAIKMSHTLDALIKSMRSSLQYSASIFSNRNEMNADEVYSKLELIRRTNNYFNSVTVVDETGRVQSVSPGSIGTVGSYVKTETAKTALALKKPYISKPYVTSSTKRLIVLMSEPIFDKDGIYRGVIGGTIYLHEDNILNTIFGSNPTDELGSSFYIVGSDGHLLFHRDPNRIGEDISANPAVRKLIQGKSGYEQIVNLRGQTVLAAYVKVPANDWGVVVVSPISVVQEQLNRDIQSVLLYTLPPFLLLMLVVIGLARKVAKPFVSLANLVSKAGREEVELSEGSQHWNREAELLSRAIHFALSDIKKQTEQLAHDARTDPLTGLTNRRTLEETMQKWMAEQIPFSIMMMDLDRFKAINDTYGHPAGDEVLRHFAKIISSSIRPDDVSCRFGGEEFVVLVSHAGLEEAYQVAERIRQALETSTNPIGQRLTVSLGIAHYPSHAVTAEDLLHVADEAMYKAKRSGRNQTMIAEAE, from the coding sequence ATGCCTGTCTTACTAAAAAGAGCAAACCGCCCGAAAAAGATTAGTCTAGTGACACTTTTAACAGGACTAGTCTCTTTATCCGTTGTCTTGACTGTCACCATCCTCCTTATCTCATTCTATCAATCCAAAAAACAGGCACTGATTAACACGACTTTGACCTTAAATCATACGAGTGCAATCAAAATGAGTCATACCCTAGATGCTTTGATTAAATCCATGCGCAGTAGCTTACAGTATTCGGCAAGCATCTTTTCCAATCGGAACGAGATGAATGCGGATGAGGTATATTCCAAGCTTGAGTTGATCCGTCGTACAAACAACTATTTTAATTCGGTTACCGTGGTAGATGAAACGGGGCGTGTTCAAAGTGTGTCTCCCGGATCTATTGGTACAGTAGGAAGCTATGTTAAAACGGAAACGGCGAAAACGGCATTAGCTTTAAAAAAGCCATACATTTCCAAGCCTTACGTAACATCAAGTACGAAGCGACTCATTGTATTGATGAGCGAACCCATATTTGATAAAGATGGGATTTACCGGGGGGTTATCGGGGGAACGATTTATCTTCACGAGGATAACATTTTGAATACGATCTTTGGAAGTAATCCAACAGACGAACTAGGTTCCTCTTTTTACATCGTAGGATCTGATGGGCATTTGTTGTTCCACCGTGATCCAAACCGGATCGGAGAGGATATCAGTGCCAATCCAGCCGTACGCAAGCTGATTCAAGGGAAAAGCGGCTATGAACAGATCGTCAACTTGAGGGGACAGACGGTATTAGCCGCGTACGTAAAGGTTCCGGCGAATGACTGGGGTGTCGTTGTCGTGTCACCTATCAGTGTTGTTCAAGAACAATTAAATCGTGATATTCAATCCGTGTTGTTGTATACGTTGCCTCCCTTTTTATTATTAATGTTAGTTGTGATCGGGCTTGCCCGCAAAGTGGCGAAACCTTTCGTATCCTTGGCCAATCTTGTGAGTAAGGCCGGGAGAGAAGAGGTGGAACTCTCTGAGGGTAGCCAGCATTGGAATCGGGAGGCCGAGCTGTTATCTCGTGCCATTCACTTTGCCTTGAGCGATATCAAAAAGCAGACGGAGCAATTGGCCCATGATGCTCGAACAGATCCTTTGACAGGGCTAACGAACCGAAGGACGCTCGAGGAAACCATGCAAAAATGGATGGCGGAGCAAATCCCTTTTTCTATTATGATGATGGACCTTGATCGATTTAAAGCTATTAATGACACATATGGCCATCCGGCTGGAGATGAAGTATTGAGGCATTTTGCGAAAATCATTTCTTCCTCAATTCGGCCTGACGATGTCAGCTGTCGCTTTGGGGGTGAGGAATTTGTTGTCCTTGTTTCCCATGCTGGCTTGGAGGAGGCCTATCAGGTGGCCGAACGAATACGTCAAGCCTTAGAAACAAGTACAAACCCAATCGGACAGCGGCTAACCGTGTCACTAGGCATTGCGCACTATCCTTCTCATGCTGTTACTGCTGAAGATCTGCTACATGTAGCAGACGAGGCTATGTACAAGGCGAAGAGATCAGGTAGAAATCAAACGATGATAGCGGAAGCGGAGTAA
- a CDS encoding 2OG-Fe(II) oxygenase: MGCIGMIGHTTGKERTIFDHTGNRIKTEDREIRILAKYEEPLVAVLGNVLSDHECDELIEHSRERLQRSKIGEDRSVNSIRTSSGVFCEQTETITRIEKRISQIMNIPIEHGDGLQVLRYTPGQEYKPHHDFFAETSRASTNNRISTLVMYLNDVEQGGETVFPLLHLSVFPTKGMAVYFEYFYRNQELNEFTLHAGAQVIHGEKWVATMWMRRQSFRVS; the protein is encoded by the coding sequence ATGGGGTGCATAGGGATGATAGGGCACACGACAGGGAAAGAAAGGACGATATTTGACCATACCGGAAATAGGATCAAGACAGAAGATCGAGAGATTCGAATTCTTGCCAAATATGAGGAACCGCTGGTTGCCGTGTTAGGAAATGTGCTTAGTGATCACGAATGCGATGAGCTAATCGAACATTCTCGAGAACGATTGCAACGCTCAAAAATAGGCGAAGATCGTTCAGTCAATTCTATTCGGACGAGCAGCGGGGTGTTCTGCGAGCAGACGGAGACGATTACAAGGATCGAGAAGCGAATCTCTCAAATCATGAACATTCCGATTGAGCATGGCGATGGTTTGCAAGTTCTACGATATACCCCTGGCCAGGAATATAAACCTCATCATGATTTCTTTGCAGAAACGAGTCGCGCAAGTACGAACAATCGCATTAGTACGCTCGTGATGTATTTGAATGATGTGGAGCAAGGCGGTGAAACGGTGTTCCCTTTGCTTCATTTATCTGTTTTCCCAACCAAAGGCATGGCGGTCTACTTTGAATATTTTTACAGGAATCAAGAATTAAACGAATTCACTTTGCATGCAGGTGCACAAGTGATCCATGGGGAAAAGTGGGTTGCAACGATGTGGATGAGAAGACAAAGCTTTCGGGTCTCCTAG
- a CDS encoding GmrSD restriction endonuclease domain-containing protein yields MRITLNNFSVYDLWNLYQEDKLTINPNYQRRDVWLQKDKIRLIETLLIGNPIPEIYLWETKKDGIIKYEIIDGQQRLRAIFDYISDSTFRLNPKWLEFTDCSYANSTFEELADTDKLTIWQYQLVVRLISDVDIESIKRIFLRMNSTSYSLNPQELRKADFNGLFLKLSEDLANLDFWSKYDVFSKNDVRRMRDVEFCSSILIFLRLGFQSETQSLINNVYDTFNDSYDELEDDYLMFNKMLAVVDQFLSINSMFARSKVHLFTLFTLAYWFITNGRDISKTEIYNFNTFCEYYKISDDELENSRISEEYIQAILDYKGASLEGTNTKIKRYRRFETLRMILCGEITA; encoded by the coding sequence ATGAGAATCACTTTAAATAATTTCTCAGTATATGATCTTTGGAATCTTTATCAAGAGGACAAATTAACTATTAACCCAAACTATCAAAGAAGAGATGTATGGTTGCAAAAAGATAAAATTCGTTTAATAGAGACGTTATTAATAGGTAATCCTATACCTGAGATTTATCTTTGGGAAACAAAAAAAGACGGGATTATTAAATATGAAATAATTGATGGTCAACAACGCCTTAGAGCAATCTTTGATTATATTTCAGATTCAACGTTTAGACTTAATCCTAAATGGCTAGAATTTACAGATTGCTCATATGCTAATAGCACTTTTGAAGAACTTGCGGATACGGATAAGTTAACAATTTGGCAATATCAATTGGTGGTTAGATTAATATCTGATGTTGATATTGAGTCGATTAAGCGAATTTTTTTAAGAATGAACAGTACTAGTTATTCACTAAACCCACAGGAGTTGCGTAAAGCAGATTTTAATGGTCTTTTCTTGAAGCTTTCAGAGGATCTAGCAAACCTAGATTTTTGGTCTAAATATGATGTGTTTTCGAAGAATGATGTCAGAAGGATGAGAGATGTAGAGTTTTGTAGTAGTATCCTAATATTTTTAAGACTGGGGTTTCAGTCGGAAACACAGTCCTTGATAAATAATGTATATGATACATTTAACGATTCATATGATGAACTTGAAGATGATTATTTAATGTTTAATAAAATGCTGGCAGTTGTTGATCAATTCTTATCAATCAATAGTATGTTTGCAAGAAGTAAGGTACATCTCTTTACTTTATTCACTTTAGCGTATTGGTTTATAACCAATGGTAGAGACATTTCTAAAACGGAAATATATAATTTCAACACTTTTTGCGAGTACTATAAAATATCAGATGACGAACTTGAAAATTCTCGAATATCAGAGGAATATATACAAGCAATTTTAGATTATAAAGGTGCAAGTTTAGAGGGTACAAACACAAAGATCAAACGTTATAGACGATTCGAAACGCTTAGAATGATCTTGTGTGGGGAGATCACTGCTTAA
- the brnQ gene encoding branched-chain amino acid transport system II carrier protein: MSQKAPVSFVVTIGFMLFALFFGAGNLIFPPMLGQLAGTNVWIANAGFLVTGVGLPLLAITAFVYSGVDDLRSLASRVHPVFGMVFTVVLYLAIGPFFAIPRSGNVSFDIGIKPFLSEQAGSAPLILFTIVFFTIACFLSLNPMKIIHVVGKILTPIKLTFIGIIAVTAILYPIGALQAPQADYTSHVFFKGFQEGYLTLDALVAFVFGMIIVNAIKEKGVTAKKQVLATCAKATMIAGLLLALFYTALSFMGASSVEKLGHLENGAEVLAKVSNYYFGSYGAILLGLMITVACLTTSVGLITACSSFFHSLFPKISYKKFAVILSVFSTLVANIGLTQLIKVSVPILMTMYPIAISLLFMTFLHKAFKGRPEVYQGSLLLTFLISLFDGLKAAGLENSFAHHFFTQYLPMYDVGLGWVLPSLIGGVCGYMISVFRKNLYHVQKQKEA, encoded by the coding sequence GTGTCACAGAAAGCACCAGTTTCTTTTGTAGTTACGATCGGATTCATGTTATTTGCTTTGTTTTTTGGAGCGGGTAATTTAATTTTTCCACCAATGCTTGGCCAATTAGCAGGAACAAATGTATGGATAGCCAATGCAGGTTTTTTGGTTACAGGGGTTGGGTTGCCTTTGCTAGCAATCACAGCCTTTGTTTATTCGGGAGTAGACGACTTGCGCTCCTTAGCCAGTCGCGTGCATCCCGTATTCGGAATGGTATTCACCGTTGTTCTGTATCTAGCAATCGGTCCGTTTTTTGCGATACCTAGATCTGGCAATGTATCGTTTGATATTGGGATAAAGCCGTTCCTATCAGAACAGGCAGGTTCGGCACCGCTGATTCTATTTACCATCGTGTTTTTCACAATTGCCTGCTTCTTATCACTCAATCCTATGAAAATTATCCATGTAGTCGGAAAAATCTTAACTCCGATTAAATTAACATTTATCGGAATTATTGCAGTAACGGCTATTCTTTATCCAATTGGAGCCCTTCAAGCCCCGCAAGCAGATTACACATCCCATGTATTTTTCAAGGGTTTTCAAGAAGGGTATTTAACATTGGATGCGCTTGTCGCTTTTGTTTTTGGAATGATCATTGTGAATGCGATTAAAGAAAAAGGGGTTACTGCCAAAAAACAAGTTTTGGCTACGTGTGCTAAAGCAACAATGATAGCCGGTTTACTTCTCGCTCTTTTCTATACCGCACTTTCCTTTATGGGTGCCTCTAGTGTAGAAAAGTTGGGCCACTTAGAAAATGGCGCTGAGGTTTTGGCGAAAGTTTCGAATTACTACTTTGGTTCTTATGGTGCCATTTTATTGGGATTAATGATTACAGTGGCATGCTTGACTACAAGCGTTGGGCTTATTACAGCCTGCTCTTCGTTTTTTCATTCCTTGTTTCCAAAGATCTCTTACAAAAAATTCGCGGTTATTTTGTCTGTTTTCAGTACACTCGTTGCCAATATTGGATTAACGCAACTCATTAAGGTTTCCGTTCCGATCTTAATGACGATGTATCCGATTGCGATCTCGTTACTCTTCATGACGTTTCTGCACAAAGCATTCAAGGGCCGGCCAGAAGTGTATCAAGGAAGTTTACTTTTGACTTTTCTGATTAGTCTGTTTGATGGCTTAAAGGCTGCTGGACTCGAAAACAGTTTTGCCCATCATTTTTTTACTCAGTACCTTCCAATGTATGACGTAGGTTTGGGCTGGGTGCTGCCTTCTCTAATAGGTGGGGTTTGCGGATACATGATCAGTGTTTTCCGGAAGAATTTGTACCACGTTCAAAAACAAAAAGAGGCATGA
- a CDS encoding S9 family peptidase — MENVVTWEQYERAKRLHPTNYYDAVFNAFVRPRWISGSQFWYIREIRLEKGTGRQYVIVDAEQNTSQPAFDHERLAVCLSDSAGKTYDAETLPLGELMFTQSGSAFQFEVGGTVWSCDLQEYNCKPLHHFKKPSMDELPSPDGKWVAFVYDHNLYVRSLETGRRIRLTHDGKAYYDYGTQPECRLSTVAERLNGIKSPPVVIWSPDSKMLLTHRLDQRKVREMHLIQSAPKGEEVRPVLHSYRYPLVGDQHVPLAELVICHLERRTTVRIESEPLLACPVSPLTPGMQMAGWSSDSKQIYITRMSRDARSVDFSVADACSGEVCTLLREESDTFLNQDLHNLGASNPNIRLLADGSFIWHSERDGWSHLYHCDGKTGKIRNPITSGPWTVRRLMAVDEQQGWVYITGGGLEEGRDPYYQHLYRVRLDGTGLSLLTPEDAEHDVVFSPTMKYFVDTFSRVDLPPVTVLRSVDGSLIRELEYADVEMLLEMGYQFPERITVKARDGVTDLYGVMLRPFPFDPSRKYPVVDYIYGGPQIINTPKAFALDPGRSHDPLGGGQSLAQLGFVVLILDGMGTPYRSKAFHDISDGKLEEAGGLLDHVTAVRELAERYPFVDVDRVGIWGSSGGGYASTRAMLSFPDCYKVAVSASGNHDQRLYIAAWAERYQGLYDPVLYRDQDNARLAANLVGKLLLVSGDMDENVHPSQTIRMADALIKADKDFDMLILPNRHHGFSLEPYFIRRKWEYFVRHLMRAEPPWGNQVANKKASEE; from the coding sequence ATGGAGAATGTTGTCACATGGGAACAGTATGAGAGGGCAAAACGCTTGCATCCCACCAATTATTACGACGCCGTATTCAATGCTTTTGTCAGGCCGCGGTGGATTAGCGGGAGTCAGTTCTGGTACATCCGTGAAATACGTCTGGAAAAGGGTACTGGGAGGCAATATGTGATCGTAGATGCTGAACAGAATACGAGTCAGCCAGCATTCGACCACGAACGACTAGCTGTCTGTTTGTCAGATAGTGCAGGCAAAACGTATGATGCAGAAACATTGCCACTTGGGGAACTTATGTTTACCCAGAGTGGATCGGCATTCCAGTTTGAGGTGGGCGGTACTGTTTGGAGCTGTGATTTACAGGAATACAACTGCAAGCCCTTACATCATTTTAAAAAGCCGTCGATGGATGAGCTGCCGTCTCCAGATGGAAAATGGGTGGCGTTCGTATATGATCACAACTTGTATGTTCGTTCACTCGAAACCGGAAGGCGTATCAGGCTAACCCATGACGGCAAGGCTTACTATGATTACGGAACCCAACCTGAATGTCGGCTCTCGACAGTGGCGGAGCGATTGAATGGCATTAAGTCTCCTCCAGTAGTGATTTGGTCACCCGATTCCAAGATGCTGCTGACCCACCGTCTTGACCAAAGAAAGGTGCGCGAGATGCACCTGATCCAATCTGCTCCGAAAGGGGAAGAAGTCAGACCGGTACTGCACTCGTACCGTTATCCACTCGTTGGCGATCAACACGTACCTTTGGCTGAGCTGGTCATCTGTCATCTGGAAAGGCGAACCACAGTCCGGATTGAAAGCGAGCCTTTACTGGCATGTCCAGTCTCACCCCTCACTCCGGGGATGCAAATGGCTGGATGGTCATCCGACAGTAAACAGATCTATATCACCCGGATGTCCCGTGATGCCCGCTCTGTCGATTTTTCCGTAGCGGATGCTTGCTCCGGTGAGGTTTGCACGTTACTGCGGGAAGAAAGCGATACGTTTTTGAACCAAGACCTGCATAATCTCGGAGCTTCCAATCCGAATATTCGATTATTGGCCGACGGTTCATTCATCTGGCATTCAGAGCGTGATGGATGGAGCCACCTCTACCATTGTGATGGCAAAACGGGAAAGATTCGCAATCCGATCACATCGGGTCCCTGGACGGTACGTAGGCTGATGGCAGTGGACGAGCAGCAGGGATGGGTGTATATCACCGGAGGAGGGCTAGAAGAGGGGCGCGATCCTTACTATCAACATCTGTATCGTGTTCGCCTGGATGGAACTGGTCTGTCGTTGCTGACGCCAGAGGATGCAGAGCATGATGTTGTGTTTTCTCCCACTATGAAGTATTTCGTCGATACGTTTTCGCGAGTTGATTTACCGCCTGTTACTGTCCTCCGTTCGGTAGATGGTAGCTTGATTCGCGAATTGGAGTACGCTGATGTGGAAATGCTGCTCGAGATGGGGTACCAATTTCCTGAAAGGATAACCGTCAAAGCACGAGACGGCGTTACCGATCTTTATGGGGTGATGCTGCGCCCGTTCCCGTTTGATCCTTCCCGCAAATATCCGGTTGTCGATTACATTTACGGGGGACCACAGATCATCAATACACCAAAAGCTTTCGCACTCGATCCCGGCCGAAGCCATGATCCGCTGGGGGGTGGGCAATCATTGGCGCAATTGGGCTTTGTCGTATTGATCCTGGATGGAATGGGAACACCTTATCGTTCGAAAGCGTTCCATGACATCTCAGACGGAAAATTGGAGGAAGCAGGAGGCTTACTTGACCATGTAACAGCGGTTAGGGAATTGGCAGAGCGCTACCCATTTGTGGATGTTGACCGGGTAGGTATCTGGGGATCGTCAGGGGGAGGTTACGCTTCGACAAGGGCCATGCTCTCATTTCCTGACTGTTACAAGGTTGCTGTTTCCGCGAGTGGGAATCATGATCAACGGCTGTATATAGCAGCATGGGCAGAACGTTATCAAGGGCTGTATGATCCAGTCTTGTACAGAGATCAAGACAATGCTCGTCTAGCAGCGAATCTGGTAGGAAAGCTCTTGTTGGTGAGTGGGGATATGGATGAAAATGTGCATCCTTCCCAAACAATTCGGATGGCGGATGCATTGATTAAAGCGGATAAAGATTTTGACATGTTGATTTTGCCCAACCGACATCACGGATTTTCTTTGGAACCGTACTTTATTCGCAGAAAATGGGAGTATTTTGTACGGCACTTGATGAGAGCAGAACCTCCATGGGGGAATCAAGTAGCCAACAAAAAGGCCAGTGAGGAATAA